The sequence ATTTGTCCGAGGTATTTGTTTCTGAGGTATTGGCAATCTGATTGACTGGAGAATGTTGTGGTGAGGAAAGCATTTCCAAATCCAGATGGCGAAACATGCTGTCATAGTCCGAGTGAGCTCTGTCCAGTAAGACCCTGTTAAAAATAAGGCACAAACAGACATGTAAAACAGCTACTCCCCCAAGTCCCCAAAAGCCACCTCATACTGAATATTTAAGAGCTATAAATTTGATGATTTCGTTATTTGGCTCTATGGGCTAAAATCTCAATTTCTGTTAAGGTTCTTCCACTTTATAATGATTCGATTAAAGAAGAAAGTAATCCGCCTTAAAGAATAAGGTATACTATCCATCTTACAACAGCTAGTCTTCTAACAGTTCTACGGTTGGCTTTACTGTCACCATACAAGAGAATTTGATTTTTCACTTCCATTATAAAGCACCAAAACATTCATGAAATATTGCTAACATATCTGTTCTTTATTTAAGCAAAaacttcatgttttttttttttttggagggggtagGTAGGAGAAAAGCAGTAAAAGGTATGTGATCTTTGGATATTtacactatttaaattttttatagacAAAACATTTGAAGCTACCACTCGAGaggatatattttcattttatttatataaactttataaaTGATTCCATCTTAAGATGTTAACACTGACTCATGCTAGTATCGAATAAAATATAGCCCATGTAGAGGATTTTCACTACTATGATGTCAACATAATGATGGGGTTGAAAAAGCGctcaataaaatgtattttagtgACTGGATAATTCTAAACTAACGGTGACGTGATCATAACTGCCCTCAagattcaaaaatgaaaagaaacgtGTACAAGTCATTAACTGACCGTAAATTATACCCTTAGCTTTCTTCCTCAAAGCACCCTGATCATTTATctgttttgccttttaatttcctttcactAATATTATACGagtgtctttcttttccttcgcTTTCATGTGTTCTGCaactcctccccgcccccacacACAACTTCGCACATGAAGGCATCCGGAGCATGAAGGGCTCTATCAGGTCTCAACAGGGGCCGGCGTCCTGACGAGCTGATGTCAAGATCCGGTCCTGCATGGACCCTGGAGCCTGTCCACTGACTAGTTAACTCAGTGTACCAGTTATATGACATTTCCTAGCTTACTTAATCCTTTTTCTCAATATCTCCCAGAACTCCTAAAATGATTTTTTGTAATCCTGATTTACACTTGCCTTCATCTATCTCTGAGGCTTTCGatcttggaaagaaaagcagaTCCATTAGGGAACCATTAGTTATGCATTAAAAGCTACGGTTGTATAAGAAACAGGTAATAAAGTGGTGAAGTACCTCAGTCAAAAAAATCAGTTAAGAATAGCAGACAGGAACAAAACGAGCTCTTTAGGAGGATCACCTCACTTTAAGCTTTAGATGCCATCGCCCACCAGCTAAAACATCCCTCTGCTAGGAACACAGAAACGCCTTACCTTCCACCGCGCCCAACCCGTCTCCGCGCAAATCCGATACACCGCTGGGGCACGCTCAGGGTGGTCAAGCAGTAGCGGTATCGCGCGTCCCCTAACCCTCCGTCGCTAGGACTGGTCCAAGGCCAGTTGCCAGTTTGGTCTAAGTgaggcttaaaaagaaaaatctgaattattttttgttttgtcagcTCCAGGTAAACAGTTTGTTACTTAAAAAGAGAACCGGAAACTTACAGCATAGTACTGACAGCCTGCCTTCCTACGGAAAGCAAAAGGACCATCGGGATCATTCTCTTCCTCAGCCTCCGAAGAGCCAGACAGAACCTTGAAATAAAAGGAAGTGAGTCAGAACATGTGCCTTCCTCCATTCCTCCTCTGCGTTCATGAGAAATCAGAAATCCTTCCACTCACCTGGGAGAGAGGTTCTTCGTCCGAGCTGGGAAAGTCATACTGGTTCAGGTCTTTAGCGTTGAAGACGGGCAGCGCGGCGGGGCCGGCCTGTTGAGGGGCAGCAGCAGCGGACGGAGGTAAGACTTTGGGCTTCTTCTCATATTTACGTTTAGGTCGGGTAAGGTCGGCCTTATCTGGCTGCAATACAGTCACGAATTACACACTAGCAACCATGTTCAACAAACTGAAAGTCTGgggggagttttaaaaataagtttactgCTAAAATGAAGGCATTCCCACTCATAAGAGATACAAGACCCTTGGCATTTTGTCACCTTCTATTGTAAAGTCTTAGAGGTTGGTCTCTGTGAAAACAGGAATATGTTTCTACAACCTACACATAATCATAATCAAGTAAAAGAAGAGAACAGAAGTTCTCCAGCTGCTGAAATCCTTTAACAACAATGAGTCTTTACTGCTGGCTCCTGTAtctgtttcttaattttctatgaaaattctaggagagaatttttaaaaagggatgtcTAGTCTTTATTCTAAAGAATTAACAAATCAATATTGGGAAAGtaataatgaaaacatatacACAAAGCAAACTTCAGATAACTGTGAACATAgtgaaaaataaatccataatgctgagatattaaaaaaaataaagagtagtAAGGACTTGCTAGCTGAACAATGAAAGTGAATTGTGAGCAGTTTTAGAGGATAAAGATACGAAATCATTAAATAGAGAAACAACACGGGAATAAAACACAGAGGCAAGAGTGACAGAGCAATGAACACACTGTATGTCAGAAATATGTATGGCAGGTGAGGGCAGAGGCTAGGAGAAGTATGAGTTTGAGGTACAGGCAACAGGCAAGAAAGATCAGAGGCAGAAATGATATTTGTTAGGAAGAAAAAGATCATGGCAGGTATCACGGTTGACATAAATATTTATACCAAGTTTTATGCAGTTTATGGCATTAcggtttttaaagaaaagttaattatTAAACTGTAAGGTATCTCTCTTTACAAGTTCTACTGCTATATCCACAGGCCAGTCTTAAATCAAAAGCTGGCTTTCACGGTAgggtttatatacatattttttctatttcactcTGAATCTAGTGATAAAATACCACTCAACATGATCAGCTACTACTGCCCACAGAAATTTTTATCACCTTATTAGCTTTAAACTCCTTCACGTCCATGGCTTCCTGGTGTTTGAACTGGCCGCTGTTGGTGAGGGCGACGACGGGGATGGAGTAAGCAGGTTTCATGGGCTGTCTCTGCGCCATGACCTCAGACACGATCTCGCCACTGTAGTCACCCAGACTATACCTGAAATGGCAAAGAAAGGACGTCGAAAAAGTTAGTTCAGGAAGTACTCATCCTCGTGACGACTACTAACTAACTGAGCTATAACTACAAACCCTGATTAGACCTAAGGTAACACTGCAGGTAAACTACTTGCTGAATGCTTATTAAAACTAAAGATTACATAATtcctattgtttctttcttttgctttttggcTTATAGCTTTATCTTGGCACCATGAATAGATAACTGtgggagaaacaaaacaaaggttTAAATTTTAACACCAGCAATTTTGGTGAAAGATTTGGTGGAGATGTTGAAATTCATGCCTAAAATGGTGCTGAGGAACTTTCTGCTAATTTGAGTTGCCTGGGCTATAAAACTAACTTTTCTGAAATGAATCACAATAAACTGATTAGTGGTTTTCTTTGGGAACAGGGGCTACAAAATCAGGGCGTGAGGCTTGACGTTTTCACTGTGCTCCCGCTAAAGGATTACCTGAGTGGTAAGATTATGGGCCTCGCCCTCTCCCCTTCTTATACTTCCCTGTTAAAAAGCCCAGTTAAGTGTTAAGAAAAAATTCAGTAGCatctagtaaataaaataaaaactttagaaGTGACAAATGttctctccctcacagccctgcaCACAACTCAAGTAAGGGCAAAAGAATatgatttcaaaatgtaaataccTGGCATAACTTAATAACTTAATTTTACTGAACCCAGTCactttaaaagtgaaaataaagagaagaacgTATGTAAAATTACACAAAGCACACCATAGCACACGTTTCAGTAGTCTCTATTATTAAAAGAATGTATTTCTGGAGTTACAGATAATTGCTTAGGACACAAATTAACTCTACACAAAATTCTAATGGTATCACGCTGCTAATgctattaaaatatactttaccTCTTTTCCATAATTTCCAGTGTTAAATGCAATAGCTCTCTtttactcttttctcttctttttatcatCTCTAGAATAGTAACAGCCCGACTCAGATCTCGACGCAGCTTAAGCATTTTTTCATAAGAGGCTTCATCATTTTTGCGATTCTGCAAATAGGAATTTGCTTTGTTTATGTCAATAAGCATTTCTGACTACTGGCATTCTGAGTATAGCTAgtgatatataagaatatatatatttgaagggTGAGATTAGAATTTAAAGACACTGAAAGGGAACATGGATTACCAGGAAATCAATTTTGAATACGGTTTTTAATGGATTAACATTAAAGTATATCATTAATAACTCTAATGAATTTTAAGgctgacattttaaattaatatttttcattacaaTATATAGAAAGTCTGtcgaaacacaaattaaaacacagCCTTCAGATACTGAGATActcataattataaataaattttcttacatcaaaaaaaattacaaaaaaatttccCCAGGTTCTCTTACTTTTCGAGTCTGCATTTTTTCAGTACGTCTTCTAAAAGCCACATAAGGATCATTTGTGCTGGAACCATCTCGCTTCTCTTGTTTTACTGATGGGATAAGAGATGGCCCTCgacagttttttctctttttaatccaGTATTCATAAACTTCTCTAATTAATTCATCGTCTTCTTTTAGCAGTAGTTTGGCTTCCTGCAGACTGACTGGCTAAATGTAAAATCACTATGTCATTTTCACATAATACAAATAAAAGGCTCAAAAGTACTTCTAAAGTTAAATGACAATAATCAAAATAACAGCATTAACAACAACAGACATGCTGAGTACCTTGTACATGTCAGACCATGAGCTAGAcgctttacataaattatttaattttcgcAACCATCCTGCAATGTTTATcca comes from Balaenoptera ricei isolate mBalRic1 chromosome 2, mBalRic1.hap2, whole genome shotgun sequence and encodes:
- the EPC1 gene encoding enhancer of polycomb homolog 1 isoform X4 codes for the protein MSKLSFRARALDASKPLPVFRCEDLPDLHEYASINRAVPQMPTGMEKEEESEHHLQRAISAQQVYGEKRDNMVIPVPEAESNIAYYESIYPGEFRMPKQLIHIQPFSLDAEQPDYDLDSEDEVFVNKLKKKMDICPLQFEEMIDRLEKGSGQQPVSLQEAKLLLKEDDELIREVYEYWIKKRKNCRGPSLIPSVKQEKRDGSSTNDPYVAFRRRTEKMQTRKNRKNDEASYEKMLKLRRDLSRAVTILEMIKRREKSKRELLHLTLEIMEKRYSLGDYSGEIVSEVMAQRQPMKPAYSIPVVALTNSGQFKHQEAMDVKEFKANKPDKADLTRPKRKYEKKPKVLPPSAAAAPQQAGPAALPVFNAKDLNQYDFPSSDEEPLSQVLSGSSEAEEENDPDGPFAFRRKAGCQYYAPHLDQTGNWPWTSPSDGGLGDARYRYCLTTLSVPQRCIGFARRRVGRGGRVLLDRAHSDYDSMFRHLDLEMLSSPQHSPVNQIANTSETNTSDKSFSKDLSQILVNIKSCRWRHFRPRTPSLRDSDSDGVSCRKWYRNVSRTGAAQPGTQTCSASAQSKSGSGSAHFELSSP